The sequence below is a genomic window from Shewanella sp. VB17.
GCAAGCTCAATTAGGCGGACTTAAGACACCGAGTGATTACGGGCTCGATAAATTCTCCGTTTCAGAACTTTATCGCTTACAAGGCCAATATGACATAGAAGCTATTTACCCTGCCACGAGCTTGCAGCAAGGGTTTATCTATCATCACATTAGTCAGCCTGATGATGATGCTTATCGTGTACAGATGTTATTTGATTATCAACGTGCATTAGACCTTGATAACTATCAAGAGGCGTGGCGCTTAGCATCGATACGTTTCCCAATCCTTCGCACAGCTTTTGATTGGCAAGGAGAGATGCTGCAGGTGACAACCCGTGGTGCGAGTATTAATAAAGATAATTTCACTGTTAAAGATATTAGCCATTTATCGCTTGAGGCGCGTGAACAAGTCATCATTGAGATACAGCAAGAAGATAGGGCTGTTGGTTTTGATTTAACTCAGCCGGGGTTAGTCCGTTTTACGATTATTAAGCAAGCGGATGACTTGTTTACGGTATTAAAAAGTGAGCATCACAGCATTATTGATGGCTGGAGTGTGCCTGTGTTGATGGATACGGTGCATGGTTATTACAATCAGTTAATGGCAGGTGAGGCGCCGCGTATCGAGGTGGACAAGGCGTATTTGGCTGCGCAAGAATATTATCGTCATACTCAAGCTGACACTGATATGTATTGGTCAGAGGTGAAGGCGCAATATCAAGGCGCGAATGATTTATCTAACCTGCTCACTCATAAGGTGGACTTATCTCAGGTTAAGGCTGTGGATGAGCCGGCAGGGCAAGCATTTAAGGTGGAAGGTCAAGCCTACAAGCAATTGACCACGATGTGTAAAGCGCAAAGGGGTGACCTTAAATGTTGCTTTGCAGTTTGCTTGGCATAAGTTACTGCAAACCTACAGTGGTGATAGTCAAACAATCGTGGGGACCACGGTATCGGGTCGAGATGTGCCGGTTGAAGGGATTGAGTCCAGCGTTGGGCTGTATATTAATACCTTGCCATTGATGGTTGATTGGGAGCAAGCCGAGTTAACGGTTGGCGCTAGCTTAAAAGCGATTCAAAAAGATATTGCGGCGTTGAACAGTCACAGTGCAGTGTCGCTAGCGAGTCTGCAACAAGACGGTGAGCGATTGTTCCATAGCTTGTTTGTGTTTGAAAACTATCCGCTGTCGGAGGTGGATGAGCTTAATACTGGGATTGAATCTAATTTAGCTTTCCGTGATGCGGTAGAGAAAGTGGATTATCCGCTGTCGGTGATAGCTTTTGAGGAAGGGGATAGCTTAACGGTTAACCTTGGATTTAGTGAAGCTTGGTTGAGCATCCAGGATGCCACACGTCTGCTTAATCAGCTTGAGTGTATCTTAAGCTCAATCGCCGCCAAGCCCGCGCAGTTATGTCAGTCATTATCTTTTATCAGTGAGGATGAACGCAATACCTTGCTGCACAGCTTTAACGACACTGAGGCGCCATATCCAAGCGATAAAACCTTGCATCAGTTGTTTGATGAGCAGGTGTCGAAAACACCGGATAACATTGCTTTAGTGTTTGAAGACAAGCAGCTCACCTATGCTGAATTAAATGAAAGAGCCAATCAATTAGCCCACAGCATCCGTCAGACACACCTCGATATCTGTGGTCACGAGCTTAAGGCCGATACCTTAATTCCACTGTATTTGGACAGAAGTCTGGAGATG
It includes:
- a CDS encoding AMP-binding protein; its protein translation is MTLNVALQFAWHKLLQTYSGDSQTIVGTTVSGRDVPVEGIESSVGLYINTLPLMVDWEQAELTVGASLKAIQKDIAALNSHSAVSLASLQQDGERLFHSLFVFENYPLSEVDELNTGIESNLAFRDAVEKVDYPLSVIAFEEGDSLTVNLGFSEAWLSIQDATRLLNQLECILSSIAAKPAQLCQSLSFISEDERNTLLHSFNDTEAPYPSDKTLHQLFDEQVSKTPDNIALVFEDKQLTYAELNERANQLAHSIRQTHLDICGHELKADTLIPLYLDRSLEMVISILAVLKAGGAYVPISPEYPAERTQFILTDTDAKMVVTQSQYLETLTALGDDMSLLSADLSSSYESMPTQRLNLVSTANDLAYVIYTSGTTGKPKGGDD